One region of Sulfuriroseicoccus oceanibius genomic DNA includes:
- the dnaN gene encoding DNA polymerase III subunit beta, translated as MKFRITKDDFLDGLQQVQHVVSSRATLPILSNVLLEARDGELKLTTTDLDVGVSCGVSADVERAGETTLPARRLASIIRELPANDIDIEVDAKNVATIRSGPSFFRIIGLPGEDFPRLPDFQESREFKLSQAVLRDGLKKTSYAISTDETRYVLNGIFASFRDGKLSLVATDGRRLAMVENEIEFPQSQEIDIIIPTKAVSELQRLLGNEGEVKIFASESQVAFELNDAVLISKLIEGNYPNYRQVIPASTKERIVIDRDMLYTIVNRVSLLAPDKTSSVKLSFGPDSIEIASSAQEIGEAQETLPVTYSGSEFSIAFNPDFLMAPLRALSEDSIYLDLTDEMSPGVIRTEGSFLYVLMPMRINQG; from the coding sequence ATGAAATTCCGCATCACGAAGGACGATTTCCTCGACGGACTGCAACAGGTCCAACACGTGGTCAGCTCGCGCGCGACCCTCCCCATTTTGTCCAACGTCCTGCTCGAAGCTCGGGACGGCGAACTCAAACTGACCACCACCGACCTCGACGTCGGCGTGAGCTGCGGCGTTTCAGCAGACGTGGAACGTGCAGGTGAAACCACCCTCCCGGCACGCCGTCTGGCATCGATCATCCGTGAACTGCCAGCCAACGACATCGACATCGAAGTCGATGCCAAGAACGTTGCCACCATCCGCAGCGGCCCAAGTTTCTTCCGCATCATCGGCCTTCCTGGCGAAGACTTCCCACGCCTGCCTGACTTCCAGGAGTCGCGTGAGTTCAAACTCTCCCAGGCCGTCCTCCGCGACGGACTCAAGAAGACATCGTACGCTATCTCGACCGACGAGACCCGCTACGTCCTCAACGGCATCTTCGCCTCGTTCCGCGACGGCAAGCTCTCGCTCGTCGCCACCGACGGCCGCCGCCTCGCCATGGTCGAAAACGAGATCGAGTTCCCACAAAGCCAGGAAATCGACATCATCATTCCTACCAAGGCCGTGAGCGAACTCCAGCGCCTCCTCGGCAACGAAGGCGAAGTGAAGATCTTCGCATCGGAAAGCCAGGTCGCATTCGAACTCAACGACGCCGTGCTCATCAGCAAGTTGATCGAAGGCAACTACCCGAACTACCGCCAGGTCATCCCGGCATCGACCAAGGAGCGCATCGTCATCGACCGCGACATGCTCTACACCATCGTCAACCGTGTCTCGCTCCTCGCGCCAGACAAGACCAGCTCGGTGAAGCTCAGCTTCGGCCCGGACAGCATCGAAATCGCGTCGTCCGCACAGGAAATCGGTGAAGCCCAGGAAACACTTCCAGTCACCTATTCCGGCAGTGAGTTCTCCATCGCCTTCAACCCGGACTTCCTCATGGCTCCTCTCCGCGCACTCAGCGAAGACAGCATCTACCTCGACCTTACCGACGAAATGAGCCCGGGCGTGATCCGCACCGAAGGCTCGTTCCTCTACGTGTTGATGCCAATGCGCATCAACCAAGGGTAA
- a CDS encoding glycosyltransferase family 87 protein, with the protein MTNPLHLLTKSLAPVPQPIASTKPSMSKNEWMLYWLIFAGGFLFSLWISLASKGFSLDDEITHYLFSHQAWGNPKQLLNEWTRPGRNLIHFPFALMPLMAVRVVTLVLAAIVVWLATKLAAAFNLKHLWLIPLFIWFEPWYVALSGAVLTQTPFALVALIGIYALITGRHGISGLCWGYLSLIRHEGIAFSLMFFVWFLLQGRWKGVAGVVAPIAVFNVATKIFAGHWPIAIFFDSKPTEIYGEGTLFHFVPTTLWFAGPIIVILALIGIPRMTRDWKAVWPLVVYPLYWLMHTLIYWKGLFASGGYYHFLMPMAPGFAIAAAYGVKTLIELAGDRPKVVRATMVGITIAAILPAAITTRPYPRDPMKNDLDSAMAWINTNRPDAHTILCCNIYFDYANHLWDQPNHNMLYRKPEEQTPGTLIVWEYKYADINVINRFKLDDLSAPDSGWTRHIAFGSQPAGPTEGQPTVVIFEKQ; encoded by the coding sequence ATGACCAACCCGCTCCACCTCCTAACCAAATCACTGGCTCCGGTGCCTCAGCCGATCGCATCGACCAAGCCCAGCATGAGCAAAAACGAATGGATGCTCTATTGGCTGATTTTCGCCGGAGGCTTTCTCTTCTCGCTCTGGATCTCGCTGGCCTCAAAAGGCTTCAGCCTGGACGATGAAATCACCCACTACCTTTTCTCCCATCAGGCCTGGGGCAACCCAAAGCAGCTTCTTAACGAGTGGACTCGACCAGGACGCAACCTGATCCACTTCCCATTCGCCCTCATGCCACTGATGGCGGTGCGCGTGGTCACACTCGTCCTCGCAGCCATCGTCGTTTGGCTTGCCACAAAGCTAGCCGCCGCTTTCAACCTCAAACACCTTTGGTTGATCCCGCTCTTCATCTGGTTCGAGCCATGGTACGTCGCCCTCTCCGGTGCCGTCCTCACCCAGACGCCTTTCGCACTGGTCGCACTCATCGGCATCTATGCGCTGATCACCGGCCGCCACGGCATCTCAGGCCTGTGCTGGGGGTATCTCTCTTTAATCCGCCACGAAGGCATCGCCTTCTCGTTGATGTTCTTTGTTTGGTTCCTCCTGCAGGGCCGATGGAAGGGTGTGGCGGGTGTCGTCGCTCCGATTGCGGTTTTCAACGTCGCCACCAAGATCTTCGCAGGTCATTGGCCGATCGCCATTTTCTTCGATTCCAAGCCGACGGAAATCTACGGCGAAGGAACCTTGTTCCACTTTGTCCCGACCACGCTTTGGTTCGCCGGGCCGATCATCGTCATTCTGGCGCTCATCGGCATTCCCCGCATGACTCGCGATTGGAAAGCTGTCTGGCCGCTGGTGGTCTACCCACTGTACTGGCTGATGCACACACTCATCTACTGGAAGGGCTTGTTCGCGTCCGGTGGTTACTATCATTTCCTCATGCCGATGGCTCCGGGCTTCGCCATCGCCGCAGCCTATGGCGTGAAAACTCTGATCGAGCTCGCAGGCGATCGCCCGAAAGTCGTGCGCGCGACCATGGTCGGCATCACCATCGCCGCCATCCTCCCCGCTGCCATCACGACGCGTCCATATCCGCGCGACCCGATGAAGAACGACCTCGACAGCGCGATGGCTTGGATCAACACCAACCGCCCCGATGCCCACACCATCCTCTGCTGCAACATCTACTTCGACTACGCCAACCACCTGTGGGACCAGCCGAACCACAACATGCTCTACCGCAAGCCTGAGGAACAAACACCGGGAACACTCATCGTCTGGGAATACAAGTACGCCGACATCAATGTGATCAACCGGTTCAAGCTCGACGACCTCAGCGCGCCCGACTCAGGCTGGACCCGCCACATTGCCTTCGGCTCCCAGCCGGCCGGTCCGACCGAAGGCCAACCCACCGTCGTCATCTTCGAAAAACAGTAG
- a CDS encoding glycosyltransferase family 2 protein, whose amino-acid sequence MMKQPPVTEDSVGILSIVMPAYNEAATIAEVVDAVLVRGEVGELVIVDDCSSDGTWDEIQRIANERERVRVFRHDVNQGKGAALRTGISHCTKPYVLIQDADMEYWPGDYAALVRPLLDNGADVVYGSRFLTGNAHCVLAFWHSMGNQFLTMMSNMFSNLHLTDMETCYKAFRREIIQSIDICENRFGFEPEITAKMAAMRAKIYEVGISYQGRSYEEGKKIGWRDGVRAIYCILKYNLWEHRPLSMPKPVVTAERPAVEVAAEGA is encoded by the coding sequence ATGATGAAGCAACCACCAGTCACCGAGGATTCCGTCGGCATTTTGTCGATTGTGATGCCAGCATACAACGAAGCCGCCACCATCGCTGAAGTCGTGGATGCCGTGTTGGTCCGTGGCGAGGTGGGCGAGTTGGTCATCGTGGACGATTGCTCGTCCGACGGGACTTGGGATGAGATCCAGCGCATTGCCAACGAGCGCGAGCGCGTGCGGGTTTTCCGTCACGACGTCAACCAGGGCAAGGGCGCAGCGTTGCGCACCGGGATTTCCCACTGCACCAAGCCGTACGTGCTGATCCAGGACGCGGATATGGAATACTGGCCGGGTGACTACGCGGCGCTGGTGCGTCCGTTGCTCGATAATGGTGCGGACGTGGTCTACGGCTCACGCTTTCTGACCGGCAACGCGCACTGTGTGTTGGCATTCTGGCACTCGATGGGCAACCAGTTCCTGACCATGATGTCGAATATGTTCAGCAACCTCCACCTGACCGACATGGAGACCTGCTACAAGGCGTTCCGCCGTGAGATCATTCAGAGCATCGATATCTGCGAGAACCGCTTCGGCTTTGAGCCGGAAATCACAGCGAAGATGGCTGCCATGCGCGCCAAGATCTACGAAGTCGGAATTTCCTATCAGGGCCGGAGCTACGAGGAAGGCAAGAAGATCGGCTGGCGCGATGGTGTCCGTGCGATCTACTGCATCCTCAAGTACAACTTGTGGGAACACCGCCCGCTGAGCATGCCGAAGCCAGTGGTCACCGCCGAGCGACCTGCAGTGGAAGTGGCTGCCGAGGGGGCCTAG